The Fundidesulfovibrio magnetotacticus genome includes the window GCGGGGGCAGGGTGTCCACGCCGATGTTCATGACGCCCTTGGTCTTGGAGCCCTTCACCTCGCCCTTCTTGATCTGCTCGAACACGTCGGCCAGCTGCTCGCCCAGGTAGGCGCTCATGATGGCCGGGGGGGCCTCGTTGGCGCCCAGGCGGTGGTCGTTGGAGGCGCTGGCCACGGTGGCGCGCAGCAGGGCGCCGTACTTGTGCAGGGCGCGGATGGCGGCGGCGCAGAACACCAGGAACTGGGCGTTGGCGTGGGGGGTGTCGCCCGGATCGAAGAGGCTGCCCAGCTCGGCGTTGCCGATGGAGTAGTTGAGGTGCTTGCCGGAGCCGTTGATGCCCGCGAAGGGCTTCTCGTGCAGCAGGCACATCATGCCGTAGCGCTTGGCCACGGAGCGCAGGGTGGTCATGACCATCTGGTTGTGGTCGCAGGCCAGGTTGCCCTGCTCGTAGATGGGGGCGATCTCGAACTGGCTGGGGGCCACTTCGTTGTGGCGGGTCTTCACGGGGATGCCCAGCTTGAAGAGTTCACGCTCCACTTCCATCATGAAGGAGAGCACGCGGCGGGGCACCACGCCGAAGTACTGGTCCTCGAATTCCTGGCCCTTGGCCGAGGGCGCGCCGAAGAGCGAGCGACCGGCGATGAGCAGGTCGGGCCGGGAGAAGACGAAGTTGCGGTCGATGAGGAAGTATTCCTGCTCGGGGCCGGCGAAGCTGGTCACGGGCAGCTTGGTGTTCACGCCGAAGAGCTTGAGCACGCGCTTGGCCTGCTTGTTGAGCGACTGGAGGGAGCGCAGCAGGGGGGTCTTCTTGTCCAGGGCCTCGCCGGTCCAGGAGAGGAAGGCGGTGGGGATGCACAGGAAGGTGCCGTTGGGGTTTTCCAGGATGTAGGCGGGGCTGGTGACGTCCCAGGCGGTGTAGCCGCGGGCTTCGAAGGTGGCGCGCAGGCCTCCGGAGGGGAAGCTGGAGGCGTCGGGCTCGCCCTGGATGAGCATCTTGCCGGAGAATTCGGCCAGGGCGCCGCCTTCGCCGTCGGGCACCAGGAAGGCGTCGTGCTTTTCGGCGGTCAGGCCGGTGAGGGGGTAGAAGACGTGGGTGAAGTGGGTGGCGCCTTTTTCGATGGCCCAGTCCTTCATGGCGTTGGCCACGATGTCGGCAACGGAGGCGTCGAGCTTTTCGCCGTAGGCGATGGTCTTCTTGAGCGACTTGTAGACGGCCTTGGGCAGACGCTCCTTCATCACCTTGTCGTTGAAGACGTTGGCTCCGAAGATGTCGGTGGGCTTGGTGTCGTGGAAGTTGAGGTGGTCGTGAGCCGGTTTGTAGTTGATGATGGCCGAGATGGCGTTCAAGCGGGCCTGGATTCCACTCATAGGGCGCTCTCCGTCATGGGGTTTGGGATGCCATGTCCTACAAAATTGTAGCAGTTGCCAGCCAGCCGGACGTTCCGCCGGGAGCCGCGCGCGTTTTGGCGTCGCTTCACCCCCTTGGGAGGCCTTCCCGGGCCGGTTGCCGGGCGGCTCATGCAGTGAACGGGGTGGAGGGCGTGGGGATGTCCGCGTCATGGACCCGATCCGGGTGGTGCGGAAGCCTCGGGGCCCATCGTGCGGGACTTGCCCGCTTTCCCCGTTTGCATTTTCAATAATGTAAATAAGCCTCGAAAAAAAGTAAAGACGGGAAATCCATAAATCGACAAATTTTTGGTTCGGCGCGGAAAAATGAGCCATTGAGAGGCCTTCTGTCCGACCCGGGAGGCCCAACAAGTGCCTCTCGGAGCATTTTGAAGGGCGATACGGCCGTGGAGCGGGACCATTCGGCTCGCAATCGCGAAAGAGCCTCGGGAACCGGCCGGGGGCGCTGTCGGGTGTTTTGGTACGGAAAATGCTAAAAAGGTTCAAACCGTCCCTTCCCGGAGGACACCATGGCGACGCCCTACAGCCCGCGATCCGACATTCCGCCCTGGCTGCCGCACCTGCTCAAGGCCCAGGCCCTCATGGACGCGGGCGTGCGCCTGGCCGCGCGCGAGGAATCCGCGCTGAGGGGGGAGCTTCCGGCCTGCCGCATGGGGTGCGCGGGTTGCTGCGCCTCCACGATGCCCCGGGCCACCCCCGTGGAGATGGCCGGGGCGCTGCGCAGCCTGGCGCGCCAAAGGCCGGACGCCCTGCGTCTGGTCTCCGACGCCATGGAGGACGGCCGGTCGGGAGGGGCCTGCCCCTTCCTCGTCGAGGAAGGTTGTCTGGTCTATCCCATGCGTTTTTTGTCCTGCCGCCAGTTGCTGGTGTTCGGGCGCTCCTGCCTGCACGGGGAGAACCCCCTGCGCACGCGACCCTCGGACGTGCTGGTGCCCCTGCGTCGTCATGCCGGGCGGGCGTACGCCCTGCTCCTGCCCTTCCTGGGGGAGGGAAGCGAGTTCGCTGACCCGCAGGAACTGGAGGCCGCCCTGGTCCGGCATCTGCGTCCCGTCTCCTCCTACGGCGTGCGTGACTGCCTGTTGCGCGACGCCTACGGCGAGCGCCAAACCGTGCGGGCCGCCTGAACCCCGACAGCCGCGCGCAGGATTTCCAAAAAGCGGAAGACCCCGGCGAACCGGGGTCTTTTGTTTTGCGGCATCCATCAGGGACGGGGGGGGGGGGGGCGGTCAGCCGGAGAGCACTGGGTGGCGCACCCCCTGAAAGGGCAGGCCGGGGGGGAGGCAGGATGCGCCCCCCCACGCCTTGCTAGCCGATCTTGTCGTTGATCACGGCCACCACGCGGTCCATGACCACCGAGACCCACCACGTGAGCAGCCCGCAAACGCCCGTGAGGAAGATGAAGGCCGGGAAGGGCTCCATGGCCGGGATCACCCAGGTTCCGAAATAGGCCAGGATGGGCTGGTGCATCAGGTAGATGCTATAGGAAGCCGCCGCGACCTTGGCGATGGGGGGCCACACGCCCAGGCGGTCCATGGTGTCGGAGAAGAAGAACAGGAGACCCACGCAGAGCACGCAGGACAGCCAGTAGAGGTGCGTGGCCAGGAGCACGAACTTGGGCACGCCGAAGGCCAGGCCACAGATCGTCAGGGCGATCAGGGCGATCCAGGCCGCGCGGCGCTTGCCCTTGAAGGCTTGGCCCGCAGTGAGCCCCAGGGAGAGCACCGGGTTTGCCGCCGGGTCGCGCCAGAGGCAGGCCAGGTACATGCCCATGGCGAACTCGCCCAGGCGGTAGGGCAGGTTGAAGTAGAAGAGGTAGTTGCACATGGCGAAGAACGAGCCGGGCATGGCCTGGGCCAGGGCCTCCAGGGCGGCCCAGAAGACGAAGCAGCCGCCCACCAGCCACAGGGCCGCCTTGTGGGGGCCCACCTTGCGGAAGAGACCGAAAAGCAGGGGATAGGCCAGGTAGAACTGCGCCAGGAGACCCATCCACCAATAGGCGGGCACGATGTCGAAAAACACCGAGGGATTGAGCGTGTGCACGAAGATCACGTGCTGGAAGAAGCTGCTGGCCAGGTTGGCCCCGGCCTTGCCCGCGACGACGGCCACCAGGGTCCAGAAGATCAGGCCCAGGTAGTAGTTGGGGCAGATGCGCAGCAGGCGGTGGCGCAGGAACTGGAGGTAGGAGGGCACGGGCCTGCCGGTGGGACCGGCGAAGGGCAGGGTGAGCACGAAGCCCGTGACGATGTTGAAGAGGATCACGCCCATCCAGCCCTGGCTCAGGATGGCTCCCAGCGCCGGTCCGAAGGGGTTCTCCACGCCCGCGCGCGGCACGTCGGACCAAAGATGGTAGAGGAAGATGCCCGTGACGGCCACGACGCGCATCACTTCGATCTGGCCGAGGGTTTTGCGTTTGGGGGCTGGGGCGCTCATGAAACCTCTCAGGAGTTTGGGGTGGTGAAGTCCGAATCCTCGAACCAGACGCCCCGCACCCGGCTGGAACGTCCGGGCTGGTAGCCGGGCTCGTCGCCGCCGCCGTGGTGGAAGACGCAATAGTAGCGGCCGTCCGGGAGGACGGTCCAGCCGGAGTAGCCGTAGTCTCCAGGGTTGGCCAGGCGATCGTTGGCCAGTTCCAGCACGCGGGCGTCCACCCAGGCGTCGGGGTGGCCCCGCGTCGGCGTCCAGGACCAGCGGTAGGCCCGCTCGAAGCGGGGTTCGTCGATGCTGAGCGACAGGGCCTTCCAGAGGTGGCGGCCGCCGTTGTCCTCGCGCACCGAGGCGTTGCCCGCCAGGATGGCCCGGGTGTCCGCCGCGCGGGCGTCGGCCGGGTAGGTTCCGCACGCGACGCCGTTGACCACTGCCTCCACGCGCCCGGGTTCGTAGCGCAGCTCAAGGCGGACGGTGGTTCGGGCGTCGCAGGGGATGGCAGGGGCGTCGTCCGGGGGCAGCACGGCCCCGGGGGCAAGACGCCACCAGCCGCCGAAGTGCAGGGCGCAGGCCTTTCCCTGGGCCTCGGCCACCAGGACCTCGGCGGTGAGCGTGGCGCGTGCGCGCTCGGGGTCGGTCATGGGGCGCAGGGCGTAGCGTACGCAGGCCTCGCGACCGGGAGCGTTCTCGATGAGGAGCCCTTCGGGCGTCAGGCGGGGATTTTCCGGGTCCGGGTGCAGGCCGTGCACGGCGAAGTCCTGGTCGAGTTCGTCGAGGGTTCCAGTCCAGGCGGCGGTGCCGCCGTCGGGCCCCACGGCGCGGTAGGTGACCAGCAGGCGGCCCGAAGGCGCAAGCCCCAGGGTGGGTCTGTGGCCAAGGAGCGGCGTGGGCCGGGGCAGGCTCCAGGTGACGCCCTCGTCCTCCGAGAGGCAGAGGTACATGGGTTCGTAGACGTGGGAGTTCTCGCGCAGCACGGCCAGCAGGCGGCCGTCGGGCAGGCGGGTCATGGAGGCCTCGCAGAGCACGAGGCTTCTGTCGTTGGCCAGCACGGAGCGCATGCGCCAGAGCGCCCCCTCGTCGGAGGAGACGTAGACCGTCTGCTCGGCCGGGGCCTGGCGGATCTTGGAAAGGGGGGACTCGCCCCGGTGCACGTGGCAGGTGGTGAGCCACAGGTCCGGGCGCAGGGCGAGCACGCGGTCCGGGATGGAGAGGGGCGGCCCGGCGCAGGGCTGGCGGGCGAAGGAGTGGCCTTCGTCCAGGCTCCAGTACTGGCTGGCCGAGGTGTCGTCGATGACCAGCAGACGTCCGTCTTCCAGGCGCGTGATGCGCGGGCAGTGCCCCTGCCCGGCGCGCAGCAAACGCGGACCGGACCAGGCGCCTCCCAGATCGTCCGAGGTGGAGACCAGGAGCGCCGCGCGGGTGGCCACGTGCCGGTCGGCCTGCCGGTAAACGCAGACAAGCCGCCCCTGGGGCGTGGCGACCACGTCTGGGAAACAGAGATAATGGCCGGGTCGGGCGTCCACCACGGCGTGTCGTCCGGCTTGGAAGGTCAGGCTGGGCATCGGGACTCCTTGATGTGAATGTGCCCGTAACGCCTGGAAATGTCAAAACTAGAAGGGCGCTTCACCTTGAAGGGCGGCGTCTTCGCCGCCCTGGACGGGGAAACTCACCTCGAAGGCCGCCCCGCCGGGACCGGTGTGCACGCGCAATGTGCCGCGGAGTTGGCGCACGAGGCTGGTGACAAGCTGCAGGCCCAGGGAGGGCGGGTTGTCCAGGTCGAGCCAGGAGGGCAGGCCGTTGCCGTCGTCGGAGACGGCGATGAGGGCGTGCCCATCGACCAGGGCCGCGCGCAGGCGGATGACGCCGGTCGAACGCCCGTTGAAGGCGTGCTTGAGGCTGTTGGTGACCAGTTCGTTGATGATCAGCCCACAGGGCACCGCGGAGTCCACCGCGAGGTGGAACGACTGGCAGTCGAGGTCCGGGGTCACCATGAGGTTGCGGGAACAGTAGGCCTGGACGAGGAAAAGTGTCAGCTCGCTCATGTAGGCGGCAAGGTCGATGCGCGAAAGGTCCTGGGAGCGGTAGAGCTTTTCGTGCACCAGGGCCATGGCGCGCACGCGGGCCTGGCTGTCCTGGAAGGGGGCGGCCAGGCGGTCGTCGCTGTAGCGCAGGGCCTGGAGCGAGAGCAGGCTGCACACGATCTGAAGGTTGTTCTTGACCCGGTGATGCACTTCCTTGAGGAGCACGGTCTTCTCGGCCAGGGCCGCGCGCAGGGCCTCCTCGGCGGCGGCGCGTTCGGCGACTTCCTGGGTAAGGCTGCGGGTGCGCTCCTCCACCATGATTTCGAGGCGTTCGCGATGCTCGCGGTTCTCCTTGATGAGCCGCGAGCGTTCGGCCACGGTATTCACGGAGTGCAGGAGGATGGCCATGTCCTCCACGGGCTTGGTGATGAAATCCGCCGCGCCGAGGCGCAGGGCGGAGATCACGTCCTGGATGTTGCCCGTGCCCGAGACCACTACCACCGGCAGTTCCGGGGCCAGATCGCGCAGGCGCTCCAGGGTGGCCAGGCCGCCCATGCCGGGCATGTTCAGGTCAAGCAGGACGGCGTCAAAGGCGTTCAGGTCGGGAAGCTGGAGGCACTGTTCGCCGTCCGGGGCGAGGGAGACGTCGTGTCCGAGGTCATCCAGATAGGCCTGGATGGTCATTCGGATGGCGGCGTCGTCGTCGACACAGAGGATGCGCATGACGAAACCCTTGTCCAGGCGAACACCCCGGTCTCAGAGCGGCCAGGGCGGGCGTATCACGGTTTGCCTACGGCCAGGGCGGACTGGCTGGAGTCCCCGATGATGAGGTATTTGCCTGGGTAGGCAGTGGGCTTGCGTTCCTTTTTGAAAAGCCAGGAGTCGGGGCGGGATTTGGCCCATTGCTCGTAGTGGCTGTCCAGGATGGCGTGGGTGTCCAGGAAGCGGTTCAGGCCTGCGGAAATGCGCACGCAGCCTTTGGAGTCGGTGCGGCCAAGGCGGGGCTCGCCCCGTTCAGGGTCGGTGGAGTGCATGAGCAGCCGCAGCTGGCTCATGGTGTTGCCGTCCTTGTATTTCTTCAGGCCGCGCTGGTAGCCGAAGTCCCAGACGCGGCTGTCCTTGGCGCCGAGGCCGCGCCAGCCCTCCTGGTTGGGGGTGCCCTGGGCGCGGTAGGAGAAGTTGTCCAGGAGGTTCTCGAAGACGCCGATGGGGGTCTCGAAGTAGTCGCCGCCCTTTTCAATGTTGCCCGAGGAGATGAGGTCAGCGCCGAGGATGTCGATGCGTTCGGAGCGCGCGTCGTAGAGGCCCACCACGATGAACTGGGCTTTGGGGTTGCGGTCGGCGTAGGCGAAGAACTGCGTGCCGTCGAAGCGCAGGCCGGAGCGGGCCATCTGGGCGGCCACGTCGCGGCGAACGAAATCGAAGTAGCGCTCGCCCAGGCTCAGGAGCCGCTGGCGGCGCTCTTCCAGGATGTCCTGGAGCTTCGGTGATTTGGACCAGAGCTTCTTGTAGCGGTCGATGCGCTCGAGCGTGGGCTTGCGGACCTCGTCCTGGAAGGTGGCACGCAGGGCGGAAAGTTCCTCGTCGGGCTCGGGGGGCCGCTGGTTCTGGCCCTGGTCGGAGAGGGAGGCCAGCCGCTGGCCCGCGGGGTCCTGCTGTCCCAGGGCCGCGTGCCAGCCCAGCGCCAGCACGAGCGGCAACACGAGGCCTGCGGAGAAGGCTGTGAGGGCGCGCGAACGCGGCGATCGTTTACGGGATGATCTCGAAGACGCCATGTCGAATATCCGGATCAGGAATCAATTTCGCGTAAGGTAACTCAAGCTGATGCAAAAGAAAAGGGGCGGGAGCGCGCGCTCCAGCCCCGAAAGGTCATTGGGAGGGGCGTCGTCTAGAAGACTCGCCGCGCGCCGGTGTATTTTCGTTCCCAGGTGGGTTCGTCGAGGCTGGAGATCTTGACGGTGTCGCCGGAGCTGGAGCTGTGGATGAATTTGTTGTCTTCGAGGTAGATGCCGACGTGCGTGATGCGTTTTTTATTGCCGAAGAAGACGAGGTCGCCTTTTTTCAGCTGGCTTTTGGGAATCACCTTGCCTTCCTGGAACTGCTCGCGGGAGCTGCGGGGCAGGTTTACGCCCAGCTTGCCGTAGACCCAGGTGGTGAAGCCGGAGCAGTCGAACCCGGTGCCGGGCTCCACGCCGCCCGGGCGGTAGAGGGTGCCGATCTGGCTGAAGGCCAGGGCCACCAGCTGCTGCTGGTTCTTGGGACCCTTGAAGCTCAGCTCGAAGGGGTTGCTCGCGCCGGAGATCGCGCCGGGCACGGGCAGGGTGCAGAACTGTCCGTTGGAGAAATGCAGGAAGGGGGATGTGGGCTCGAAGGCCTCGGCGATGGAGGCCGTGGACTTTTCGGTGTCCGCGAGATTCTGGCGCGACGAATACTGTTTGGATCCACAGGCGGTGGTGGCAAGCAGGATGGCGAACACAAACAGGTTGCGGACGGTCATCCAGGGGGCAAGGGGTGTGGTGCCTAGCATCTCTTCCTCGTCTCCGTGTGTTTTGGCCGTAACGGCGGTCGATGAAACGCTCAATAATCCTCCGCATTCATGCGGTAAGTGGCATACGGAAAGGCTCTTCGGGTCCTAGTGAGGTCGGCCTGGAGGCGGTCATGTCCGGCGGCGCGGGCCGCGCAGGTGGACATGCGAAGCGGGGACGGCGTGGTGGATCGAGTCCTGCCGGGAGCCTCGCTTGTGCCGAACCTTTGATGGGATTTCTAGGCGGCCGGGGGAAAATTGTCCAGCATTTTTCAGCAAATTGACGATGAAATTCATAATTGCCGCGAATCAAAAACCTTTTTGGGCTTGCGCGGGCGCGGCTTTCTGGTAGAGTCCCAGCGCCGCGAAAGCGCCAAAATCCTTGCGCTCGGCGCGTCAAGCGAGCATCCTTCCCATGCCGATGAACATCTTCACCATCGTTGACAAGGCAGGCGGGCCGGACCGGCCCG containing:
- a CDS encoding C40 family peptidase, which gives rise to MLGTTPLAPWMTVRNLFVFAILLATTACGSKQYSSRQNLADTEKSTASIAEAFEPTSPFLHFSNGQFCTLPVPGAISGASNPFELSFKGPKNQQQLVALAFSQIGTLYRPGGVEPGTGFDCSGFTTWVYGKLGVNLPRSSREQFQEGKVIPKSQLKKGDLVFFGNKKRITHVGIYLEDNKFIHSSSSGDTVKISSLDEPTWERKYTGARRVF
- a CDS encoding sialidase family protein, coding for MPSLTFQAGRHAVVDARPGHYLCFPDVVATPQGRLVCVYRQADRHVATRAALLVSTSDDLGGAWSGPRLLRAGQGHCPRITRLEDGRLLVIDDTSASQYWSLDEGHSFARQPCAGPPLSIPDRVLALRPDLWLTTCHVHRGESPLSKIRQAPAEQTVYVSSDEGALWRMRSVLANDRSLVLCEASMTRLPDGRLLAVLRENSHVYEPMYLCLSEDEGVTWSLPRPTPLLGHRPTLGLAPSGRLLVTYRAVGPDGGTAAWTGTLDELDQDFAVHGLHPDPENPRLTPEGLLIENAPGREACVRYALRPMTDPERARATLTAEVLVAEAQGKACALHFGGWWRLAPGAVLPPDDAPAIPCDARTTVRLELRYEPGRVEAVVNGVACGTYPADARAADTRAILAGNASVREDNGGRHLWKALSLSIDEPRFERAYRWSWTPTRGHPDAWVDARVLELANDRLANPGDYGYSGWTVLPDGRYYCVFHHGGGDEPGYQPGRSSRVRGVWFEDSDFTTPNS
- a CDS encoding acyltransferase family protein codes for the protein MSAPAPKRKTLGQIEVMRVVAVTGIFLYHLWSDVPRAGVENPFGPALGAILSQGWMGVILFNIVTGFVLTLPFAGPTGRPVPSYLQFLRHRLLRICPNYYLGLIFWTLVAVVAGKAGANLASSFFQHVIFVHTLNPSVFFDIVPAYWWMGLLAQFYLAYPLLFGLFRKVGPHKAALWLVGGCFVFWAALEALAQAMPGSFFAMCNYLFYFNLPYRLGEFAMGMYLACLWRDPAANPVLSLGLTAGQAFKGKRRAAWIALIALTICGLAFGVPKFVLLATHLYWLSCVLCVGLLFFFSDTMDRLGVWPPIAKVAAASYSIYLMHQPILAYFGTWVIPAMEPFPAFIFLTGVCGLLTWWVSVVMDRVVAVINDKIG
- a CDS encoding glutamine synthetase III family protein, which produces MSGIQARLNAISAIINYKPAHDHLNFHDTKPTDIFGANVFNDKVMKERLPKAVYKSLKKTIAYGEKLDASVADIVANAMKDWAIEKGATHFTHVFYPLTGLTAEKHDAFLVPDGEGGALAEFSGKMLIQGEPDASSFPSGGLRATFEARGYTAWDVTSPAYILENPNGTFLCIPTAFLSWTGEALDKKTPLLRSLQSLNKQAKRVLKLFGVNTKLPVTSFAGPEQEYFLIDRNFVFSRPDLLIAGRSLFGAPSAKGQEFEDQYFGVVPRRVLSFMMEVERELFKLGIPVKTRHNEVAPSQFEIAPIYEQGNLACDHNQMVMTTLRSVAKRYGMMCLLHEKPFAGINGSGKHLNYSIGNAELGSLFDPGDTPHANAQFLVFCAAAIRALHKYGALLRATVASASNDHRLGANEAPPAIMSAYLGEQLADVFEQIKKGEVKGSKTKGVMNIGVDTLPPLPMDPGDRNRTSPFAFTGNRFEFRAVGSSHSIAGAQVALNAMMAESLDYIATELEKLGKVNKGQFNEGVQKLLQKIMQEHDAVIFNGDGYSEEWHKEAAKRGLPNMKTTPEALPVLTTKEVVDLFTKYGIFSEAELKSRQEIYLEQYVKTVTTEANLVIRMARTVIFPAAMRYQGQLAETCASLKAIGHDFKMATLEDVTAKLRSLQVEADKLEKLLAHEGGDTLSHAKFMCEKVLPAMLAVRGYADSLESVVADDLWPLPSYQEMLFIR
- a CDS encoding sensor histidine kinase encodes the protein MRILCVDDDAAIRMTIQAYLDDLGHDVSLAPDGEQCLQLPDLNAFDAVLLDLNMPGMGGLATLERLRDLAPELPVVVVSGTGNIQDVISALRLGAADFITKPVEDMAILLHSVNTVAERSRLIKENREHRERLEIMVEERTRSLTQEVAERAAAEEALRAALAEKTVLLKEVHHRVKNNLQIVCSLLSLQALRYSDDRLAAPFQDSQARVRAMALVHEKLYRSQDLSRIDLAAYMSELTLFLVQAYCSRNLMVTPDLDCQSFHLAVDSAVPCGLIINELVTNSLKHAFNGRSTGVIRLRAALVDGHALIAVSDDGNGLPSWLDLDNPPSLGLQLVTSLVRQLRGTLRVHTGPGGAAFEVSFPVQGGEDAALQGEAPF
- a CDS encoding YkgJ family cysteine cluster protein translates to MATPYSPRSDIPPWLPHLLKAQALMDAGVRLAAREESALRGELPACRMGCAGCCASTMPRATPVEMAGALRSLARQRPDALRLVSDAMEDGRSGGACPFLVEEGCLVYPMRFLSCRQLLVFGRSCLHGENPLRTRPSDVLVPLRRHAGRAYALLLPFLGEGSEFADPQELEAALVRHLRPVSSYGVRDCLLRDAYGERQTVRAA